The DNA window CCTGATTATATCGTTAGGTCTCTTGTTGAGGTTATGGAACTACTCGGCTAATCAACTTCGTTTAATTAAACACTTAAGCTGTTGTAGATTTTAGGAGGCACTCCATATATAGCTGAAAAGAGGTGGCATGCTTTTGCGTAAGATAGCTATTGTTGGTTCCGGTGGAGCTGGAAAATCAACACTTGCAAGAAGACTCGGAGAAATTACCGGTGTTGAGGTATTTCATTTAGACAGATTGTTTTGGAGACCAGGCTGGATTCCGATATCAAAAGATGAATTGGCAGTGAGCGTTCAAAAGATTGTCTGTACTGATTCGTGGATTATAGACGGCAATTATAGCGGTACTATGGAATTGAGGTTTCAGGCTGCGGACACGATTATTTTTCTCGACTTTCCTTTATGGACATGCCTTTGGGGTATATTCAAAAGAAGGTTGATGTATGCAGGAAGGACAAGGCCTTGTATGACAGAAGGCTGTGATGAAAAACTGGATTTGGAGTTTATCTTATGGGTACTTACCTTTCCTTTCAAGAGAAGAAAGGGGATAATTGAAAAGCTTCACAAGCATTCTCATGGGAAAGATGTTTTCATTCTTAAGAGTAGGAAAGCAGTATGTAAATTTATTGTTAATATTGAGGTGGAAAATGGATAAATATGTAGTCAGTGTGTTATCCGAAGATATGGCTAAGGAAATATGTACTTGGAAGTATGAAGGAGTCTATTCCATATACAATTTTTCTGATTGGGAGGAGGTAGTCAGGAGTGGTTGGAGCCTTTCAATCAAAGAGGAAAGAGAAAAAGAATTTATAGGGATTTGTAAAGATAATGAGCTGATCGCTTATGGAAGGATACATATCCAAGACGGGATTTGCATTCTTGGAGTGGGGCTGAGGCCTTCGTTATGCGGACAGGGCTATGGCAAAGATATAATGCAGGTCTTAATAGAGGAAAGCCAGTTAAGATACCCTAATGCTAAGATCGCGTTGGAAGTAAGAATTTTTAATCGAAGGGCAATTAGATGCTATGAGAGTATTGGATTTGAGATAAAATATAAACATATTAGGAGTATGGATACTGGAGAAGCAGAATTTTATTACATGGAATACAAGCAAGGAGACAAGTAGCCTATGAGAAAAGCTATGTACCTGCAAATTGAGAAATACATGCTGTCTTTAATGAATGACAGTGCGCATGACAGTCAGCATATTTACCGTGTCTTGTACTATGCTTTGGATATTGCAAAAGAGTTTGATGTGGATAAAGACGTACTTATTGCAGCTTCACTATTGCATGATATCGGACGTGAAGCACAGAATAACAATCCTGAATGTGACCATGCAATTATTGGCTCAGATATGGCATATGATTTTTTAAGGAGTATAGGTTGGTCTGATAGTGAAGCTTCTCATGTGAAAGTGTGCATATCGACACATCGATACCGGAACAATAACCCCCCGGAAAGTATAGAAGCAAAGATTCTATATGATGCAGATAAGCTTGACGCAACAGGGACCATGGGGATAGCCAGGACATTGATATATAATGGAATTATCGCACAGCCTCTGTATTATGTGGATGAATCCGGCAAAGTGCTGGATGGCAGGAATGATAATATACCTTCTTTTTTTCGGGAATATAATTGGAAGCTGAAAAATATCTATGACAAATTCTATACCGATCGTGCAGCAATAATTGCTGAAGGGCGCAGAAAAGCAAGCATTGAATTCTATGAGAATATTTATAATGAAGTGTGCCTGACTCATCAAAAAGGCTTGTGTTTGTTAAATGATGAATTGGAAAAGGATAAATGATAAACGTAAGGAAATTTATGGTATTATTGTATAGACAATAATACCATTTGTGGTATAATACTGGAAAATAATTGTTATTTTTGAAGAGGAGTTAAGATGATTAAATGTGTGGTTTTTGATGTGGATGGGACTCTTATTGATACTGGTGAAGCAATTATTTCTTCATTGCAAAAAGTGTTGGAGGAGGATTTGGGAAAGGCATATTCAGAGGATGAGCTTAGCTTTGCTTTTGGGATACCTGGAGCAGTAACATTAGAACGGCTTGGAGTCAATAATATAGAGAGCTCTTTAGCTAAATGGATTAAGTATCTGAACGATTTCAGTGATTCCATGAAAATATTTGATGGGATAGATAATTGCCTTAGAAAGATTAAGGAGTTGAATATAAAAACCGGAATTGTTACTTCAAAGACAAGAGAAGAGTTTGATAGTAATTTTATTCCTTTTGGGCTAGCGGATTATTTCGACTATGTGATTTGTGCAGATGATACTGCTAAACATAAACCTCACCCGGAGCCAATTCTAAAGCTTATGGAAATGTCCGGGGACGATCCTAAGGATTTAGTCTATATTGGAGATACGAAATATGATAAGGAATGTGCCGAGGGAGCAGGGGTAAAATTCGGATTGGCTTTATGGGGCGCTAAGAGCTCTGAAGGTTTTGACTCAGCATATATACTGCACAGTCCCATAGACATACTTGAATTCATAAAAAGCAAATAGGAATTAGAAGAAAAGAGAGGGGCGAGGCTATGTACATCCGACAGTTCAAGCAGGAAGATGCCAGCGAATATTGGGCATTGAGATTGAGAGCGCTAAAAGAATGTCCTGAGTCATTCGGTGCCTCTTATGAAGAGGAGAAGGATAAACCTTTAAGCTCAATTGCGCAGAGATTGAAGGAATCCTTTCAAGCAACTGATTCGGAATTTATTTTGGGATGCTTCGATGATGAGGATAGACTTATTGGTATAGTTGGCTTATTCCGCGAACGGAGAGAGAAGTTAAGGCATAAGGCTACTATAAATGCGATGTATGTAGCACCAGAGGCTCGTTGTAAAGGTGCCGGGAAGGCTTTGGTAATGGAAGTCATAAGGAGAGCGAAGGAAATGAAAGGCCTAGAACAGGTGAATCTGGGTGTAATTGCGACAAATACCGAAGCCAAAAACTTGTACAAAAGATGTAAATTTGAAGTATATGGGGTAGAGAGAAATGCACTCAAGCTGCCTAATAAATATTTAGATGAAGAATTAATGGTTTATGAACTCTAATTGTATAGTAGATGAGGATTTTAAAAGAAGGGCAGTGAGTTACATGAATTTGATTAAACCGCAAAGGCTTAACCGAGGCGACAAGGTTGCAACAGTGAGTTTGTCATGGGGTGGAGCCGGAGACAGTAAAATAGTATGGAGATACAATGTGGGGAAAAAGAGACTAGAGGATGAATTCGGTTTGAAGGTTGTAGAGATGCCAAATACTTTAAAGGGAACAGAGTATGTATACAACCATCCGGAAAAAAGAGCAGAGGATTTGATGACAGCCTTTGAGGATAAGTCAATAAAGGCTATATTCTCCTGCATTGGCGGAGATGAGAGCGTTAGGATGCTGCCATATATAGATTTTGATGTTATAAGAAATAATCCTAAAATACTCATTGGTTATTCAGATACTACTGTTGCTCACATGATGTGCTATAAGGCAGGGCTATCGAGTTTTTACGGTCCGTCAATACTTGCTGAGCTTGCAGAGAATATGGAGATGCATGACTACACAAAGCATTGGATTGAAAGGGTTTTGTTCAGCAGCTCGGCAATTGGTACGGTAGAGCCTTCTCCTGGCTGGACAAGCGAGCATCTGCCTTGGGTAGAAAAGAACTGGTCAATTAAGAGGAGCTTGCAGCCCAACACGGGCTATGAGCTGCTTCAAGGGAGCAGCATTGTGAGAGGCCGTTTGATAGGCGGGTGCATTGAGGTTCTTGAGATGCTGAAGGGTACGGAGCTATGGCCTGGCATCGATGCGTGGAATGATACGATTCTGTTTTTTGAGACCTCAGAGGATAAGCCGGACCCCACATATTTTGAGTATTGGCTTAGGAACTATGGCTCACAAGGCATATTGAACAGAACCAATGGAATTATTTTTGGAAAACCCTACGACAACCAGTATTATGAGGAGTATAAAAAGGCTATTGTAAAAGTAGTAAGAGACGAGATGAAGCTAGCGGATCTGCCGATACTTTGCAATATGAACTTCGGGCATACTGCTCCAATGATGATATTGCCATATGGTGCAATGGCGGAAATAGACAGCGAAAAAGCGGCCTTTTCTATATTAGAATCGGGGGTAGTTTATGAATAGCTTGAAGCCAAAGAAGAGAAGCAGACTGCGAATAATTGCCGGCATGCTTTATTATAGGTGCAAGCGATATCTTGAATGGTACTTCAGTGGGAAGAAGTATTCCAAGGTGTTGAGTGATGAAGCACTTTCATATGCTGTATTTAGTCATAAAACCCCACTATTAAGGGAGCTTCGAAATGTTGACATGTGGATGCAGTACAATAAAGTTGCCAACCTGAAAATTGCTGTGAAACGGCTTGATGGAGCATTAATTAAGCCGGGGGAGACTTTTTCATATTGGAAGCTTGTTGGGAAACCCACAAAAAGGAAAGGCTACATGGATGGAATGGTGCTTTTTAATAGAGGGTTCCGTGCTGGCGTAGGAGGTGGTTTGTGTCAGTTATCCAATCTAATATACTGGATGGCTTTGCACACACCCTTGATTGTCACTGAGAGATACCGCCACAGCTTCGATGTGTTTCCTGACTCGAACCGAACCCAGCCTTTCGGAAGCGGGGCTACATGTGCTTATAATCATAGGGATCTTCAGCTTTATAACAATACAAATGATACATATCAATTAAAGCTTTATATGGATAGCGAGAATCTTCATGGTGAATGGAGAAGTACAAAGGAAGCTAAAAGCCGATATGAGGTCTATGAAGGGGATCACCACATATCACATGAATTCTGGGGTGGTTATGTAAGACATAATACCATTAATAGAAAAGAATATGACTTGGAAGGGGTATTATTAATGGATGAGTTTCTGACTGAAAATCATGCAGTCATGATGTATCAGCCATTTCTAAGTGAAAGCAGCTCAACCAGCCTATGATTTAATGCTTGCTATAAAAAAAGCCTATACTC is part of the Clostridia bacterium genome and encodes:
- a CDS encoding DNA topology modulation protein translates to MRKIAIVGSGGAGKSTLARRLGEITGVEVFHLDRLFWRPGWIPISKDELAVSVQKIVCTDSWIIDGNYSGTMELRFQAADTIIFLDFPLWTCLWGIFKRRLMYAGRTRPCMTEGCDEKLDLEFILWVLTFPFKRRKGIIEKLHKHSHGKDVFILKSRKAVCKFIVNIEVENG
- a CDS encoding GNAT family N-acetyltransferase, translating into MDKYVVSVLSEDMAKEICTWKYEGVYSIYNFSDWEEVVRSGWSLSIKEEREKEFIGICKDNELIAYGRIHIQDGICILGVGLRPSLCGQGYGKDIMQVLIEESQLRYPNAKIALEVRIFNRRAIRCYESIGFEIKYKHIRSMDTGEAEFYYMEYKQGDK
- a CDS encoding HD domain-containing protein encodes the protein MRKAMYLQIEKYMLSLMNDSAHDSQHIYRVLYYALDIAKEFDVDKDVLIAASLLHDIGREAQNNNPECDHAIIGSDMAYDFLRSIGWSDSEASHVKVCISTHRYRNNNPPESIEAKILYDADKLDATGTMGIARTLIYNGIIAQPLYYVDESGKVLDGRNDNIPSFFREYNWKLKNIYDKFYTDRAAIIAEGRRKASIEFYENIYNEVCLTHQKGLCLLNDELEKDK
- a CDS encoding HAD family hydrolase, whose translation is MIKCVVFDVDGTLIDTGEAIISSLQKVLEEDLGKAYSEDELSFAFGIPGAVTLERLGVNNIESSLAKWIKYLNDFSDSMKIFDGIDNCLRKIKELNIKTGIVTSKTREEFDSNFIPFGLADYFDYVICADDTAKHKPHPEPILKLMEMSGDDPKDLVYIGDTKYDKECAEGAGVKFGLALWGAKSSEGFDSAYILHSPIDILEFIKSK
- a CDS encoding GNAT family N-acetyltransferase, with translation MYIRQFKQEDASEYWALRLRALKECPESFGASYEEEKDKPLSSIAQRLKESFQATDSEFILGCFDDEDRLIGIVGLFRERREKLRHKATINAMYVAPEARCKGAGKALVMEVIRRAKEMKGLEQVNLGVIATNTEAKNLYKRCKFEVYGVERNALKLPNKYLDEELMVYEL
- a CDS encoding S66 peptidase family protein encodes the protein MNLIKPQRLNRGDKVATVSLSWGGAGDSKIVWRYNVGKKRLEDEFGLKVVEMPNTLKGTEYVYNHPEKRAEDLMTAFEDKSIKAIFSCIGGDESVRMLPYIDFDVIRNNPKILIGYSDTTVAHMMCYKAGLSSFYGPSILAELAENMEMHDYTKHWIERVLFSSSAIGTVEPSPGWTSEHLPWVEKNWSIKRSLQPNTGYELLQGSSIVRGRLIGGCIEVLEMLKGTELWPGIDAWNDTILFFETSEDKPDPTYFEYWLRNYGSQGILNRTNGIIFGKPYDNQYYEEYKKAIVKVVRDEMKLADLPILCNMNFGHTAPMMILPYGAMAEIDSEKAAFSILESGVVYE
- a CDS encoding VanW family protein, giving the protein MNSLKPKKRSRLRIIAGMLYYRCKRYLEWYFSGKKYSKVLSDEALSYAVFSHKTPLLRELRNVDMWMQYNKVANLKIAVKRLDGALIKPGETFSYWKLVGKPTKRKGYMDGMVLFNRGFRAGVGGGLCQLSNLIYWMALHTPLIVTERYRHSFDVFPDSNRTQPFGSGATCAYNHRDLQLYNNTNDTYQLKLYMDSENLHGEWRSTKEAKSRYEVYEGDHHISHEFWGGYVRHNTINRKEYDLEGVLLMDEFLTENHAVMMYQPFLSESSSTSL